GCCGTTCGCCTTCACCGCGGAGAACCGCGAGCGGCTCGAGCGGATTGCCGCGCACTACCCGCCCGAGCACCGGCGGTCGGCCGTGATTCCGGCGCTGTACCTCGTGCAGGAGCAGCAGGGCTACGTGAGCGCCGGCGCAATCCGCCACGTCGCGGACGCGATCGGCTGTACGCCGGCCGAGGTGGATGACGTCGTCACCTACTACGCGATGTTCTTCCGCGAGCCGGTGGGGAAATACGTGATCCAGGTGTGCCGCACCCTGTCGTGCGCCCTGCGCGGCGCCGAGCGCGTGACCGCGGAACTGTCCAGGCAGCTCGGCGTGACGGTCGGCGGCACCGACCCGACCGGCACGTTCACGTTGATGGAGATGGAGTGCCTCGGCGCCTGCGATCGGGCGCCGGTCGTGATGGTGAACAACGAGCACTGGCAGGAGTGCCAGTCGCCCGACGACGTGACCAGGTTGCTCGACGGCCTGCGGACGATGGGCACGGCGGCGCTGACGGGCTGCCACCTGAACGTCGA
This region of Vicinamibacterales bacterium genomic DNA includes:
- the nuoE gene encoding NADH-quinone oxidoreductase subunit NuoE, which codes for MTFHPEMDYQAGLHVSRRELRKDDGPFAFTAENRERLERIAAHYPPEHRRSAVIPALYLVQEQQGYVSAGAIRHVADAIGCTPAEVDDVVTYYAMFFREPVGKYVIQVCRTLSCALRGAERVTAELSRQLGVTVGGTDPTGTFTLMEMECLGACDRAPVVMVNNEHWQECQSPDDVTRLLDGLRTMGTAALTGCHLNVEKSRD